Within the Rosa rugosa chromosome 2, drRosRugo1.1, whole genome shotgun sequence genome, the region TTGATAGTCCATTACATTTGACGGCTTACCTCTTGAACCCTTATTACTTCTACAAGGATGAAGACATACAATATGATCAAGTTGTCATGGAAGGGTTCTTTCTTTGTGTTGAGAAGTTTTTTCCCGATGACCTTGAGATCCAAAATGTTGTGGCAAATGAAGAGTTGTTGATGTATAAGAGCAAAGGAGGTGGATTTGGAAGAGCTTTAGCTAAGTTGGGATGTGCTAAAAATGATGACAAGTATGATCCGGGTAAGAAACTAAGActatttcattattttgtgaaaACTACTGAGCatgatattaattttgtttactttttGACTTATAGTTTTGTTTGTGCATATGTAGTTGGATGGTGGTCCAATTATGGAAATGGAACACCCAAATTGCAAAAAATGGCTAGAAGAATACTCTCTTTAACTACAAGTTCATCCGGGTGCGAGAGAAATTGGAGTACTTTTGAGGGAGTAATTATTTCCTTTCAAATGCCTAGAACAACACTCTCTTCAAATGGTTGACTTGTTACTAACTTActaatatttcttttctttttttgtttcatgTAGATCCATACAAAGAAAAGGAATAGACTAGAGGCTTCAAGGTTGAACAATCTGGTCTATGTCCAATTCAATGCCAAGATCATCAACAAAAAGAGAAGAGCTCAAGAGTTGGGTGTAGATGTGCTACTTGGTAATGAAGCTAGTAGGGCTCAAGGGTGGATTGTTGATAgtggtgatgaagaagatgactcAGATATTACTAGTGAAATGGAGGGAGAGGCTTCAGGAGTGGATAGTGGGCCTATGAGAAGCTCTAGAAATGTAGAGGTAAGAGAGCTTCATGATGAAGATTTTGTATCGGATGAGGACACGGAAGAGGAGGGAGAAGAAGTGGATGTTGAGTTTGAGTCCAATACTGAAGGAGTCTTGGATGGATATGGAGAAGAAGAGTTAGAGGTTTAGGCTTGCAATTGTTTTATGACTTTATCACTTTAGTCTTTATGTATGCTTATTTAGGACTCTCTTAAAATTTGAATATTCTAGGTGCAATTTTATTACTCTTTGAGTCTTTATAAggttatatatttttaattacataaataaaagctataaaaattaaaaaatacaaaaccgcctgGGCGCTCCTCCCCAGCCCACCACCCGACttgcgcctagcgatttttcgaaccttgcttTTAATAGACCATGTGATAGATAAGTAAGTTTGGCAGCATTCGGGAGAAAAACTTAGATAAAGATGTCTTGCCATGTGGATAGTAGCGCCATCTAATCAAAATCCAAGAATTCACATCTATTTACTTGAAATGCCCTACtttcagggccggtcctgagtcTTTCAAGAATTATCTTGGGCCCCTAACTTGCATATTAATATAAGTCTTGTAAATACTCTTTGATTCACAAGACTTGGCAGAGATTGTGTACGTGAAATAAGATCTATATAAATTCATATTTCAAAATTTATTGAGGATTAACAcaactatatataaataaagggTATATTTCTCTCTCAGCCCTAGCGCCGCAAGAGAGACccaaaaccttcaaacaattTTCCTGTCCGGCGGCGGCCACGGGTAGCGCTGGCTTCGCTGCTTGGTGTTGTCCCTGTgctggctgccggacgggtaccTCTATGTCCTGGGATTTGGTCTGCAGAATAGATGTTTGGCATCTCTGGTCCTTTGTTGCGTAGATCCGGTGAGGGAGCTTTGGTGCGTCTGGATGTTGAAGGCTTCCGAGACCGGCTCGGGGGGTTGGGGTCGTGGAGCTTTGGACTGTGGGACGCGGCATAGCTGCTTGCTTCGTGGCGGCGCGGGGGGCTGCTTTGGTCGCGGCGGCATGGATCGCAAGGGCTGTGGCTGCAAGTCGTGGCGGCGGCGTGGAGGAGCGGCGGTGCATCAGAGCTATTCTCATGGAGCTACAGGGTGATTGGAGATGCTTGGTTTGGATCGGGCCAGTCCGGTTGGGCCTTGAGTTCAGCATTGTCTCTTTGGGCTGCTCTTTAGGGTTTGCTAATTTGGGCTGGGTGTTTTCCCTCAGTCTACTATTGGGTCTGTTTGACCTCTAAATTAGatagttttttctttctaagttataccctatttttttagggacctatgcacttttgttttgtttttgtgcctatttactatgtatgttcatagttcataggctcgctgaataagtgagcactggttgtctaatgggtggtgctagcataccacgtcctagacttgccctagagttggcaagggaaggtatgtatccgtgccattctggcttgagatgaatgaatgatttggttcaaaaaaaatatataaataaagggttaaatattgtttactccctgaactttcaggGTAAAAACAGTTCAATCcctccctttttaatttcacacgtttactccatcatctctcaattttggaccaataagTCCATCCGTTAACTTTCCGTCCAAAAACTCTGTTAAATTGGTGATGTGGCTGTCCTTCCAAgtcaaaaagtctattataccctcaccttttttttagttctttatatatatatatatatatattttatctcttcttcttccttctttcagCTCTCTCTACTCCAGATACCTCCCTCCATCTCCTCTGCAACCTTCCTCTTCTCCTTCAAGTCTGAGACTTGTCCAATCTTAACAACATGTCGTCCTCGTCAATTCCTGCCCTCACCCTAATCTCTCTTGCTCCTCTCTGCACTCTCCGCACTTTCCCAAGCTCATGACACAGTCTGCATCGTTAGCGCCGGCATCAGTGGGGCTGTCTGGCGAAGCCTGTTCCCCTCTGACACTCGATCCCCTCGCCGCCACTACCCTTAACACTTCTTGTGCCCCCCTTTCttacctctctctctttctaccaAAACTCATATATAACTCCAGTAACCCATCCCCACAGCTCTCTCCAATCTCCATCTCTGACCTCCCTCGTTCGGCCCAAGATTCAACCCCTCGACTCCATTTCAGCCAACACCACTGCCGTCAAATCGATTTCAGATTCTGGAGCTCccaattttcaatttcgatttcaTCGCTCCCCTCACTCTCTTCCTACTCATTTCCCCATCCAATTCTATATTCCTCTGTTTCTACAATTCACTACTAAGCAACCCATCATCACTCAAACAAAATTAGCCTCACTTCCTCAAGCTCATAACAAGTTctatagagagagaaaaaataaagagCAACATtcatcttcctctctctctcttttctccaaCTAGTCAATTCACCGAGACCAATTCATAGCTCAAAAACGACAACCAACATTGCCTTCACAATTCACCCGCCATGCTTAAGCTTCGAAACCCTAGATTAACGGTGGAGGGAGAGGAGGTCGGAGTACTTAGACTGGCGGAGCTGGGCGGCGAGGATGGAGTTGATGGTGTAGATTGTGGGGTGGCAGTTGGAGTAGATGGAGTGGCGGGTGTAGAGGGTGGCTTCTTCGTTGCGGCAGATGAAGAGCTTACAAGTCTTCTATGCCACAAGAGACTAAGGAAGACGATGAAGAGCACAACTCCGCCACCATCGAACTCACCAAGGTGGGAtcggaccaaaaaaaaaaaattgggaatttgtttatggagagagagaagagaggaaaaagacaTTTTACCCTTGATTTAACGTCAAACCTTAATGGAtagacctattggtccaaaattgagatatgagggagtaaacgtgtgaaattaaaaagggagtgactgaactgttttttccctgaaagttCGGGAGTAAACATTATTTAACCCATAAATAAAATACATATTTCAATGGAAGTATCAAACTCTACTGCACTCTCTACTGCAAAACTCAgcaaaattataaacaaaatgTGTATTAGTATCGAGGGTTAACcaaattcataaaaaaaaaaaacataatctCTTTCTCATTTTGTATTAGATTCTAGAAAAGTAGATCGAAGACATacctcttattattattatttcaaaAATCCAAATTTCTGGAGATTGCAGcaaagaaagaataaaaaaaatcagaagaaaaaacaataggGAAGAAAATATGATTAGGCAATGACTCGATGAACTTGTAAGGGAAGAGGGATTGAGAGATATGCAaggaaaaattgagaaaagagaaagtgttttcttgttttatggaagagagaaagaggttgtaaagaaagagaaaaaagccTAGAAGAGAAAACCTACTTTAATTCTATTTAACTAGAATTTCCTTGGTTCTTGAtcagttagttttttttttccttgtctcTATCACTGCAAAAATGACATCAtatcatatacatatatatactaaAATAATTTGAGATTTTAAATTTGGTGCCCCATTCGATCTGCGGCCCTAGGCTATTGTCAATGC harbors:
- the LOC133734505 gene encoding uncharacterized protein LOC133734505 — translated: MEGFFLCVEKFFPDDLEIQNVVANEELLMYKSKGGGFGRALAKLGCAKNDDKYDPVGWWSNYGNGTPKLQKMARRILSLTTSSSGCERNWSTFEGIHTKKRNRLEASRLNNLVYVQFNAKIINKKRRAQELGVDVLLGNEASRAQGWIVDSGDEEDDSDITSEMEGEASGVDSGPMRSSRNVEVRELHDEDFVSDEDTEEEGEEVDVEFESNTEGVLDGYGEEELEV